The nucleotide window ccaaggaaaatattcagattacaaagttataattttcctaatataactttcagatattttaatatccgATCAtttagtcttcgaattaatgaattattatttacctcacgccagtctcattccaaacgtcgtaaattgttgtttatctgcacgaacccagtcttcactatgagtcatccatacatcaattgtcttaaaatcatttatttactaactaagtaattctcagaaatgcataacaaacagtaggtatcgttacaaagaaatgataaaggaatgtgccctagtgggctaaaccggcatggcgacttgttagacaaaaggggagtggggtcAGCGGAGAAGACActagagttgataaatattaacaattgaaatgctgatcctttgcacatgaacgctcactcattcgggaacaattgcaatcaatatatatatatatatatatatatatatttacgctcagtgtgttgtcgggatctttgttggagagttttgttctgttggagaggttgtcctcgcgttctctctctctctctctctctctctcggttagaatgaatatttcaaagtgacattcattaatgtcgttataagACGGGTctttcgtcggtcttcgcattcaatgataccgaattcctagctgcagactagtaattaatatcaaagacttgttattattctgtcggtatcaatagtctaagagtttaaccacgtggtatggttaaagttcaaaacgaggaatgcatggtcaaatcTTTAGCCACTCTTAATGGAGGTAAtctcggtctggtgatagaaaatctGGGTGAGGGTTATATTCGGAAAAtaaaaaaggctgtctcatgacgccaggtcccgcctgttcatgggggcgtgccaatgacttggtgaaactttaaacagaaatacaattctctcacattaacatcagtacatagcatctcaacatattccaaatagctttatccttattcattcattttatacaaccattagatgtaagtctcacaactgaggctattatataaacagtgccatggtaatgtggccgtatcatgagcttcacaaaattgtaccaaacggaccagttcgtagctggattcttcaccaatcttttataccttctccagaacataaatgtcattcggttctccagtcctgtgaggtggaagaattcctgggttctttctatgaaacccactctctctttatactgtggccatgaggcgggacattttcttaggaatttacgactgctctcacagagcctgggtagggggaggtaggggtagggggatggtgcatagaaaacccaaagagggcaacgtcatgacatatctctcatctctctctgtctccctctctctctgcctatctttctgcctctcattctctctcaccccctccctctctttctatctctccctccccctccctctcctctctcagtcgCCATCACCCAAGGCGGTGCGATCCAGTTGGCCAATAACGGAACAGACGCGGTCCAGGGACtgcagaccctgaccatgtccaACGCTGCGGCCGCCCAGCAGGGCACCACCATCCTGCAGTATGCCCAGACCTCGGATGGCCAGCAGATCCTGGTGCCCAGCAACCAGGTGGTAGTGCAAGGTGAGTGGTAGTGCAGACACTGGCCTTACCTCTTGATATTGATGAACACACAAACAGACAATCGGTGTGTTTGAATGGAATCAGTTTGAGCTCATCTAAATCAGATAATGAGTAGTTATCCTGAGTGCCAGGTCATCTGTATATCAGTAATCCATATCAACTGCAATGTAGTAGATTTCAAACACATGGTTCCATATTTGACCTCCTGGATCATTCCATTGTTCCCCAGCTGCGTCTGGAGATGTGCAGGCCTACCAGATCCGCACGGTCCCCAACAGCACCATTGCTTCTGGGGTGGTCATGGCTTCCTCCCCTGCCCTGTCTGGCCAGGGGGGCCCAGAGGTAGAAGTTACCCGCAAGAGAGAGGTCAGACTCATGAAGAACAGGTAAGGACATAGTCAGAGTGAGGTTCTCTTTGGTTATGGTCCACTGTGAACTCCATTTAGCCAAACATTATAAGGGCTCATACATGCTACAAGTAAAGCGTTACATCTATCCGCATTAAGTAAAGTGTAACCAAGATCCTAGAGAGATGCTGTGTACCATCCCATACAATAGGTTTCCCTGACTGTGTCTTGGTCCTTGTTGTGCCACACAGAGAGGCGGCCCGCGAGTGTCGCAGGAAGAAGAAGGAGTATGTCAAGTGTCTGGAGAACCGCGTGGCCGTGCTGGAGAACCAGAATAAAACCCTGATAGAAGAACTGAAAGCTCTTAAAGACCTGTACTGCCATAAATCTGAGTAGCCCCAAACTACCGCATCAGACTGCCCACTGACCTGTACAGAGACTCTGCCAAGCATTTGCCCCCAGGCATGACCCCTGACATCTGAAGCAAGAGGatgtgagagagaagacagaatgAAAATGGATTGATGGATGGGAGATCAGTGACGGACAGTGCTTtgtgggaattgtagt belongs to Salmo trutta chromosome 20, fSalTru1.1, whole genome shotgun sequence and includes:
- the LOC115155563 gene encoding cyclic AMP-responsive element-binding protein 1 isoform X3: MTMESAVEVQQGGDTAVSETDSQQIAHSQVSMAAGHATSSGPTVTLVQLPNGQTVQVHGVIQAAQPSVIQSPQVQTVQISNIAESEDSQESVDSVIDSQKRREILSRRPSYRKILNDLSSGDTPGVPRIEEEKSEEDLAPAITTVTMPTSCPIYQTSSGQYIAITQGGAIQLANNGTDAVQGLQTLTMSNAAAAQQGTTILQYAQTSDGQQILVPSNQVVVQAASGDVQAYQIRTVPNSTIASGVVMASSPALSGQGGPEVEVTRKREVRLMKNREAARECRRKKKEYVKCLENRVAVLENQNKTLIEELKALKDLYCHKSE